Part of the Crossiella cryophila genome, ACAGCGGGGCGATCCAGCACCCGAGGAAGGCCGACAGCAGCGGGTTCGTCTCGCTGAAGGTCCAGGCTGCCGACGCCGAGGGCAACTCCGTCGAGCAGACCCTGATCAGGGCCTACGCGCTGAAGTGAGCCGGGAAGCGGGACCGGGGGCGGACCGCGCTGGTCCGCCCCCGGTCCCGGTCGAACCGGCTGCTCAGGCCGGGATGCTCACCAGGACCTTCTTGTCCAGGGTGCGCACCTCGAACTTGGCGATGTCGCCCGGCTTCAGCGCCGCGCCACCCCGCATCATCAGCGGCTTCGGCGAATCGGGCACGCCGTAACCCCGGTCGGGCACCAGCCAGCTGTTCACGGTGACCTCCTGACCGGTCTTGGACACCGCGATCAGCTCGCACGCCTCCGGCCCGCGCACACCCTTGAGCGCCAGCACCACATCCGATCCCCAGCCGCGGCCCTGCACGGTCAGCTCCAGCGAGGCCCCGGTGGGCCCGGAGCCGGTCAGCTTCGGCACACCTTCCGGGAAGGCCACCACGTTCGGGTCGGTCGCGGTGAACGCCGCGGTCAGGATCGGCCCGGCGATGATCGCGATGGTGGCGGCGGCCGCGGCCACCCAGGTGATCACCTTGCGCCTGCGGCGGCGCACCGCCAGCTCGTCCAGCAGCCTCGGCATCGGATCGGCCGCGCCGAGGGGTTCGGCCGCGGCGACGGGCTGCTCGCGGAGTTCGTCCAGCAGGTCGGGCAGGGCGGAGAGCGCCTTCAACTCCGCCTGGCAGATCTCGCAGCTGAGCAGATGCGCCTCGAACGCCTCGGCCTCGTGCGCGTCCAGCACGCCGAGGACGTAGGCGCCCACGTCGGTGTGCTCGATCGGCGGCGTCATGACGTGACCCCCTGTTCTTCCAAATTCCGGCGCAGTGCGCGCAGCGCGTAGAACACCCGCGATTTCACGGTGCCCGGCGGGACACCCAGTACGGCGGCGGCCTCACTGACCGAGCGGTCGCGCAGATAGGTCTGCTCGACCGCCTCCCGGTGCTCGGCACTGAGACTGTCCAGGGCGCCCTTGATGACGATGCGGGAGAGGGCCTCGTCGGTCCGCGCGGGCTCCGGCATCACCTCCAGCGGGGCCGGGTCCACCTCCTGCGGCCGGATTCCCTTGCTACGCCTGGCATCGATGACGATCCGGCGCGCGACGGTGAACAACCACGCACGCAGCAGGTCGGGGTCGCGGTCCAGCTTCTCCGCGTGCCGCCAGGCCCGCAGCAGCGTCTCCTGCACCACGTCCTCGGACCAGTACTTGTCGTTGCCGGTGAGGCGCATGGCATGCCGCATCAGCACCTGCCCGTACTGGCGGTACAGCAGAGCGATGAGCTGGCGCTCCGCCTCGTCCTCGCGCTTCTCCGGCTTGCCGAAGCGCCGTACGTTCACCGCGCTGCCTTTCGTCGCCGCATCATCTGGCCTCGCTCCTTTGCGCTGCTCACAGGGCGTCCTTCCCGTGGGATACGAGGAGCCCGCTATTCCGGTTCAGGATTCCGGTGTGATCCTGGGCTTTTGTTTTTTTCTGCGCCGGGGCTGAACCCGGGGCGGTGACCTCCGCGTATCCCACGGCGTTCGGAGCTGAGCACAACGACCGAAACCTTGTGGAGAGGAACAGACCGTGCAGACTCGACGCGTTCGCACCATGATCCTGGCCGTTTCCGCTGTGTCCACCGTGCTGTTCGCCGGAGCCTGCGGGTCCGGAGTGGACGGTGCCGCTCCGCAGGTCCAGCCCCCGGCGCCGCAGCGTTCCAGCACCAGTGAGGTGCCTGCCGCCGCCGCGCTGAACGTCTCGAGCACGGCGCAGCTCGGCAACATCGTCACCGACGCCAACGGGAAGACCCTGTATCGCTTCGACAAGGACACCGCCAAGCCCTCAAAATCCAACTGCGCGGACAAGTGCCTGGAGGCCTGGCCGCCGGCGCTGGTCGAGGGGCAGCCTACGGTGCAGGGCGTTGACCAGGCGCTGGTGGGGTCGCTGAAACGGGCCGACGGCACCGAGCAGCTCACCCTGGCGGGCTGGCCGCTCTACACCTTCGCCAAGGACACCGGCCCCGGTGAGATGAAGGGCCAGAACGTGCAGGGCACCTGGTTCGTGGCGGCCCCCGACGGCAAGAAGGCCAAGGCGGCGGCCGGTGGCCAGAACGCCGCGGCCACGCTGAACGTGGTGGCCTCCAGCGATCTGGGCAACATCGTCACCGATGTGAACGGCCTGACCCTGTACCGCTTCGACAAGGACACCGCCAAGCCGTCCAAGTCCAACTGCGCCGCCAAGTGCCTGGAGGCATGGCCGCCCGCGCTGGTCACCGGCAGCGTGCGGGTGCAGGGCGTTGACGAGGCACTGGTCGGTTCGGTCAAGCGCCCCGACGGTTCGGAGCAGCTGACCCTGGGCGGCTGGCCGCTGTACCGCTTCGCCCAGGACACCAAGGCCGGGGACACCAAGGGCCAGGCCGTGCAGGGCACCTGGTTCGTGGCCGCCCCCGACGGCAAGAAGGCCAAGACCACGGCCAGCGCCAGCGGCGGCACCCAGGGCGGTGGCGGCGCCGGTGGCTACGGCGGCTACTGAGAATCCCTGATGGCGCAACGACTTCCGCGAAACCAACACCCCCACCGGAGTGGAAATCCCGGTGGGGGTGCGGTGCTTCCCGATGGCCATCGTCCACAGTGGACGGGGAAGCGATGGTGGGACTAGCCGTTCAGGTGCGCGATCTCCTCCGCGGACAGGTCCAGGTGCACCGCGGCGATCGAGTCCAGCACCGAGGCGATCCGGCTGGCGCCCGGGATCGGCACCACCACCTCGGACTTGGCCAGCATCCAGGCCAGGCAGACCTGCTGCGGGCTGACCCCTCGGCCTGCCGCGACCTCACCGAAGGCGGCGAACCCGCTGCCCAGCTCGGCCGCCTTGGCGATGCCGCCCAGCGGGCTCCACGGCAGGAAGGCGATGCCCAGTTCGGCGCACAGCTCCAGCTCCGGCTCACTGCTGCGGAAGGCGGGGGAGAACTGGTTCTGCACCGAGACCAGCCTGCCGCCGAGGATCTCGTTCGCCTCGACGATCTCGGCCGGGTCGAAGTTGGACACCCCGGCGTAGCGGATCTTCCCGGCGTCCAGCAGGTCGCGCAGCGCGCTCACCGAGTCACCGATCGGCACCGACGGGTCCGGCCGGTGGAACTGGTAGAGCCCGATCACGTCCACGCCGAGCCGCTTCAGCGAGGCATCACAGGCCTGCTTGAGGTAGCCGGGGTCGCCGTTGAGGCCCCAGGCGCCCTGCTCGTCCCTGGTGTGCCCGCCCTTGGTGGCGACCAGCACGTCGCTGGTGTCCCCTGGATAGGCGGCCAGCGCCTGGGCCACGAAGCGCTCGTTGTCGCCGAAGTCGGCGCTGTTGGTGCAGTAGGCGTCCGCGGTGTCGATGAGCGTGACCCCGGCGTCCAGCGCCGCGTGCAGGGTGGCCTGCGAGGCCTGCTTGTCCTTGCCGAACTCCGATGACATGGGCATCGCGCCCAGGCCGATCGCGCTCACCTCGACATCGCCGATGCGGCGGGTCCTCATACTTGCTCCTGTCGTGGGTGTAAGCGGTTTCTTCAGCTTGCGTTGTGGTCTCGGTTATGTCCAACAGAAGAACCTGCTGGCACTCATCGGCTAACGTGCACAGTCGTGGAGCTTCGGCACCTGGAGTACTTCGTCGCGGTAGCGGAAGAACGGCATTTCACGCGGGCCGCCGAGCGGGTGCGGGTCGCCCAGTCCGGTCTCTCCGCCTCGATCAAAGCACTGGAACGGGAGCTGGGCGCGCCACTGTTCGTCAGAAGCACCAGACGGGTGGAACTCACCGAGGCGGGCCGGGCCCTGCTGGTGGAGGCCAGGCGCACGCTGGTCAGCGTGGCCGCGGCCAAGGACGCGGTGGCCGCGGTGCAGGGCGTGCTGCGTGGCACGCTGTCGGTGGGCATGGTGCAGTGCCTCGGCGTGATCGACGCGCCCGCGCTGCTGGCCCGCTTCCACGCCGCGCACCCCGGCGTCGAGGTCCGGCTCACCCAGGCCGGTGGCGCCAAGCTCATCGAAGGTGTGAAGGCCGGTCGCCTGGACCTGGCCCTGGTCGACCAGCCGCGACCGGCCCCGGACGGGGTCAGCCTGGCGCACCTGGCCACCGAGCCGATGCTGCTGGTCTGCGGCCGCGAGCACCGCTTCGCCCGCCGGGACAAGGTGGAGTGGTCCGAGCTGGCCGATGAGGTCTTCGTGGACTTCCAGAGCGACTGGGGCGCCCGCCAGCTCACCGACCGGGTGTTCACCACGGCGGGCATGGCCCGGCGGGTGGCACTGGAACTCAACGACGTGCACAGCCTGTTGGAGCTGGTCGGACACGGTCTCGGCGTCGCGGTGGTACCGCGGCCGATGGCCTACAAGAAGGGCTTCCAGGTCGCCATCGCCGAACTGCACGCGCCGGCCGCGCCGAACTGGGAGGCCAGCATCGCGCTGCGCTCCGGCGAGCACGTGAGCCCGTCCGCGC contains:
- a CDS encoding anti-sigma factor family protein produces the protein MTPPIEHTDVGAYVLGVLDAHEAEAFEAHLLSCEICQAELKALSALPDLLDELREQPVAAAEPLGAADPMPRLLDELAVRRRRRKVITWVAAAAATIAIIAGPILTAAFTATDPNVVAFPEGVPKLTGSGPTGASLELTVQGRGWGSDVVLALKGVRGPEACELIAVSKTGQEVTVNSWLVPDRGYGVPDSPKPLMMRGGAALKPGDIAKFEVRTLDKKVLVSIPA
- a CDS encoding sigma-70 family RNA polymerase sigma factor, which produces MNVRRFGKPEKREDEAERQLIALLYRQYGQVLMRHAMRLTGNDKYWSEDVVQETLLRAWRHAEKLDRDPDLLRAWLFTVARRIVIDARRSKGIRPQEVDPAPLEVMPEPARTDEALSRIVIKGALDSLSAEHREAVEQTYLRDRSVSEAAAVLGVPPGTVKSRVFYALRALRRNLEEQGVTS
- a CDS encoding aldo/keto reductase, which encodes MRTRRIGDVEVSAIGLGAMPMSSEFGKDKQASQATLHAALDAGVTLIDTADAYCTNSADFGDNERFVAQALAAYPGDTSDVLVATKGGHTRDEQGAWGLNGDPGYLKQACDASLKRLGVDVIGLYQFHRPDPSVPIGDSVSALRDLLDAGKIRYAGVSNFDPAEIVEANEILGGRLVSVQNQFSPAFRSSEPELELCAELGIAFLPWSPLGGIAKAAELGSGFAAFGEVAAGRGVSPQQVCLAWMLAKSEVVVPIPGASRIASVLDSIAAVHLDLSAEEIAHLNG
- a CDS encoding LysR family transcriptional regulator — encoded protein: MELRHLEYFVAVAEERHFTRAAERVRVAQSGLSASIKALERELGAPLFVRSTRRVELTEAGRALLVEARRTLVSVAAAKDAVAAVQGVLRGTLSVGMVQCLGVIDAPALLARFHAAHPGVEVRLTQAGGAKLIEGVKAGRLDLALVDQPRPAPDGVSLAHLATEPMLLVCGREHRFARRDKVEWSELADEVFVDFQSDWGARQLTDRVFTTAGMARRVALELNDVHSLLELVGHGLGVAVVPRPMAYKKGFQVAIAELHAPAAPNWEASIALRSGEHVSPSAQAFLRLVLGSDALPVG